The Streptomyces sp. NBC_01463 DNA window GCGGCGCTCAGCGCGGCGCCGTCCATCGTGGTGGACTGCTGGACCAGCGGGTGCGCCCGTGCGTCGAGGATCGCCCGGCCGCGGGCTGCGTTGTTGCCGTCGAGGCGGACGACGAGCGGTTTCGTCAGGCGTACGGTCTCCAGTGCCTGGACGATGCCCTCGGCCACCGCGTCGCAGGCGGTGATCCCGCCGAAGACGTTGACCAGGACCGAGGCCACGTCCGGGTCGGAGAGGACGACGGAGAGTCCGTCGGCCATGACGCGGGACGAGGCGCCGCCGCCGATGTCCAGGAAGTTGGCGGGCCGTGCGCCGCAGCCGGCGACGACGTCCAAGGTGGACATGACGAGTCCGGCGCCGTTGCCGATGATCCCGACCTCGCCGTCGAGCTTGACGTAGTTGAGCCCCTTCGCGGCCGCCTCGGCCTCCAGCGGGTCGGCGTGCGGGTCATCGGCCCCGGCACTCCAACGGGGCTGACGGAAGCGGGCGTTGTCGTCGAGTGTCACCTTGCCGTCCAGCGCGACGATCCGGCCGTCGGTGGTCAGGACGAGCGGGTTGACCTCGACCAGGAGGGCGTCCTCCCGGCTGAGGACCTGCCAGAGCCGTGCCAGGACACCGGCCGTCTCCGGTGGCAGTCCGGCCGCCGCGGCGATCTCACGCGCCTTGTCGTCCGTCACGCCTTCCACCGGGTCGACCGGGATGCGGGCCACCGCGTCCGGGTGGTTCGCGGCCACCTCCTCGATCTCCATCCCGCCCTCGGCGGACGCGATGGCGAGGAAGGTGCCGGCCGCCCGGTCCAGTACGTAGCCGACGTAGAACTCGGCCTCGATGTCCATCTGTTCGGCGAGCATCACCGTGCGGACCGGGTGGCCCTTGATGTCCATGCCGAGAATGCGGCGTGCGGTGAGAGCCGCCGCCGCGGGGTCGGCGGCCGTCTTCACCCCGCCCGCCTTGCCCCGGCCACCGGTCTTGACCTGGGCCTTGACGACGACGCGGCCGCCGAGCCGAGTGGCCGCCCCCTGCGCCGCGCCCGCGCTGTCGACGACCTCGGCGCGCGGTACCGCTATGCCGTGTTCCGCGAAGAGTTGCCGTGCCTGGTGCTCGTACAGATCCATAGCCACTCCCGATCGTGCCGATTGTGAAAGTGCCGCACGCCCCCTGGACACCACCCACCGGATGCGGGATAACAAGGTTCATACAGTATTCGTCGACTGTATGCAATGTACCGCGGGAGCACCGGACCGGCTCCCCGCACTCCCCTACGAAGGGACAGGGATCTTCATGCCCGAGGACAGCCAGGACCTCATTTCCGGTGGGCACTTGGTCGCGAAGGCGTTGAAGGCCGAGGGGGTGGAGCGCATCTACACCCTCTGCGGCGGCCACATCATCGACATCTACGACGGCTGCGTCGACGAGGGCATCGAGGTCGTCGACGTACGCCACGAACAGGTCGCCGCCCACGCCGCCGACGGCTACGCCCGGATCACCGGCAAGCCCGGGTGCGCCGTCGTCACCGCGGGGCCGGGGACGACGGACGCGGTGACGGGCGTCGCGAACGCCTTCCGCGCCGAGTCACCGATGCTGCTGATCGGGGGTCAGGGGGCGCACAGCCAGCACAAGATGGGCTCGCTCCAGGACCTCCCGCACGTCGAGATGATGGCGCCGATCTCGAAGTTCTCCGCCTCCGTGCCGGACACCGCGCGCGCCGCCGACATGGTGTCGATGGCGTTCCGCGAGTGCTACCACGGGGCGCCGGGTCCGTCCTTCCTGGAGATTCCGCGCGACGTGCTGGACGCCAAGGTGCCGGTGTCCAGGGCCCGGGTGCCGCAGGCCGGGCAGTACCGGGCCTCGACCCGCTCGCCCGGTGACCCCGCCGCCGTCGAGAGGCTGGCCGATCTGCTGGTCCACGCGGAGAAGCCGGCGATCCTGCTGGGCAGTCAGGTGTGGACCACCCGGGCGACGGACTCCGCGACCGAACTCGTACGGACGCTGAACGTCCCGGCGTACATGAACGGGGCGGGCCGCGGCACCCTGCCGCCCGGCGATCCGCACCACTTCCAGCTCTCGCGCCGCTACGCCTTCTCCAACGCCGACCTCATCATCATCGTGGGGACGCCCTTCGACTTCCGGATGGGCTACGGCAAGCGGCTCTCCCCCGACGCCACCGTCGTACAGATCGACCTCGACTACCGCACGGTCGGCAAGAACCGGGACGTCGACCTCGGGATCGTCGGTGACGCGGGCCTGGTCCTCAAGGCCGTCACCGAGGCCGCGAGCGGGCGGCTCAACGGCGGCGCGGTCAAGCGCAAGGCCTGGCTGGAGGAGCTGCGCGCCGCCGAACAGACCGCGATCGAGAAGAGGTTGCCGAGCCTGAGGTCGGACGCGTCGCCGATCCACCCCTACCGGCTGGTCAGCGAGATCAACGAGTTCCTCACCGAGGACTCGATCTACATCGGGGACGGCGGCGACATCGTGACCTTCTCCGGTCAGGTCGTGCAGCCGAAGTCGCCCGGGCACTGGATGGACCCGGGGCCGCTCGGCACGCTCGGGGTGGGGGTGCCGTTCGTGCTGGCCGCCAAGCAGGCCCGGCCGGACAAGGAGGTCGTGGCGCTCTTCGGTGACGGCGCGTTCTCCCTCACCGGGTGGGACTTCGAGACGCTGGTCCGCTACGACCTGCCCTTCGTCGGCATCGTCGGCAACAACTCCTCGATGAACCAGATCCGTTACGGCCAGAAGGCCAAGTACGGCGACGAGCGGCAGCGGGTCGGCAACACCCTCGGGGACGTCCACTACGACAAGTTCGCCCAGATGCTGGGCGGTTACGGCGAAGAGGTCCGCGACCCCGCCGACATCGGACCGGCGCTGCGGCGGGCCCGCGAGTCCGGGCTGCCGTCCCTGATCAACGTCTGGGTCGACCCGGACGCGTACGCCCCCGGAACCATGAACCAGACCATGTACAAGTAGCAGAGGAGCGGTTGGCATGACCAAGGCTCTTGAGGGCGTGCGCGTCCTCGACATGACGCACGTACAGTCCGGCCCCTCCGCCACCCAGCTGCTCGGCTGGCTCGGTGCGGACGTGGTGAAGCTGGAGGCTCCGAGCGGCGACATCACCCGCAGGCAGCTGCGCGACCTGCCCGATGTCGACTCCCTCTACTTCACGATGCTCAACTGCAACAAGCGGAGCATCACGCTGAACACCAAGAGCGCACGCGGCAAGGAGATCCTCACCGAACTCATCCGCCGCAGCGATGTGATGGTGGAGAACTTCGGGCCGGGGGCAGTCGACCGCATGGGGTTCACCTGGGAGCGGATCCAGGAGATCAACCCCCGCATCGTGTACGCCTCCATCAAGGGATTCGGTGAGGGCCCGTACACCGCCTTCAAGGCGTACGAGGTGGTCGCCCAGGCGATGGGCGGCTCGATGTCCACCACCGGGTTCGAGGACGGGCCGCCGCTGGCCACCGGTGCGCAGATCGGCGACTCCGGGACCGGGATCCACGCCGTCGCCGGCATCCTGGCCGCCCTGTACCAGCGCGAGAGCACCGGCCGGGGGCAGCGCGTCAACGTCGCCATGCAGCATGCCGTCCTCAATCTGTGCCGGGTGAAGCTGCGCGATCAACAGCGTCTCGAACACGGCCCGTTGGCCGAGTATCCGAACGAGGACTTCGGCGACGAGGTGCCGCGCAGCGGCAACGCCAGCGGTGGCGGGCAGCCCGGCTGGGCGGTGAAGTGCGCCCCCGGCGGGCCCAACGACTACGTGTACGTGATCGTGCAGCCCGTCGGCTGGCAGCCGCTCGCCTCGCTGATCGGGCGGCCCGAACTGGTGGAGGACCCAGAGTGGGCGACGCCGGAGGCCCGGCTGCCCAAGCTCGGCAAGATGTTCCAGCTCATCGAGGAGTGGTCGTCCACGCTCCCCAAGTGGCAGGTCCTGGAACAGCTCAACGGCCACAACATCCCGTGCGGCCCGATCCTGTCCACCAAGGAGATCATGGAGGACGAGTCGCTGGCCGCCAACGAGATGGTCGTCCGGGTCGAGCACCCCGAGCGCGGCACGTTCACCACCGTCGGCAGTCCGCTGAAGCTGTCCGACTCCCCCGTCGACGTGGTGACGTCACCACTGCTCGGCCAGCACAACGAAGCGGTGTACATCGGCGAACTGGGCCTCGGTGACGAGGAACTGCGGCTGCTGAAGACGAGCGGAGTCATCTGATCATGGTCGAGTCACAGGATCGCGAACAGGTCAGGCAGCTGCTCGAATCCGTCCGGGCGGCCGGGCGCACGGCGCTCACCGCGCCCGAGGGCAAGATCGTGGCGGACGCGTACGGGATCGTGGTGCCCGGCGAGGAGCTGGCCCGGGACATCG harbors:
- the sucC gene encoding ADP-forming succinate--CoA ligase subunit beta codes for the protein MDLYEHQARQLFAEHGIAVPRAEVVDSAGAAQGAATRLGGRVVVKAQVKTGGRGKAGGVKTAADPAAAALTARRILGMDIKGHPVRTVMLAEQMDIEAEFYVGYVLDRAAGTFLAIASAEGGMEIEEVAANHPDAVARIPVDPVEGVTDDKAREIAAAAGLPPETAGVLARLWQVLSREDALLVEVNPLVLTTDGRIVALDGKVTLDDNARFRQPRWSAGADDPHADPLEAEAAAKGLNYVKLDGEVGIIGNGAGLVMSTLDVVAGCGARPANFLDIGGGASSRVMADGLSVVLSDPDVASVLVNVFGGITACDAVAEGIVQALETVRLTKPLVVRLDGNNAARGRAILDARAHPLVQQSTTMDGAALSAARLADAA
- a CDS encoding thiamine pyrophosphate-binding protein; translated protein: MPEDSQDLISGGHLVAKALKAEGVERIYTLCGGHIIDIYDGCVDEGIEVVDVRHEQVAAHAADGYARITGKPGCAVVTAGPGTTDAVTGVANAFRAESPMLLIGGQGAHSQHKMGSLQDLPHVEMMAPISKFSASVPDTARAADMVSMAFRECYHGAPGPSFLEIPRDVLDAKVPVSRARVPQAGQYRASTRSPGDPAAVERLADLLVHAEKPAILLGSQVWTTRATDSATELVRTLNVPAYMNGAGRGTLPPGDPHHFQLSRRYAFSNADLIIIVGTPFDFRMGYGKRLSPDATVVQIDLDYRTVGKNRDVDLGIVGDAGLVLKAVTEAASGRLNGGAVKRKAWLEELRAAEQTAIEKRLPSLRSDASPIHPYRLVSEINEFLTEDSIYIGDGGDIVTFSGQVVQPKSPGHWMDPGPLGTLGVGVPFVLAAKQARPDKEVVALFGDGAFSLTGWDFETLVRYDLPFVGIVGNNSSMNQIRYGQKAKYGDERQRVGNTLGDVHYDKFAQMLGGYGEEVRDPADIGPALRRARESGLPSLINVWVDPDAYAPGTMNQTMYK
- the frc gene encoding formyl-CoA transferase — protein: MTKALEGVRVLDMTHVQSGPSATQLLGWLGADVVKLEAPSGDITRRQLRDLPDVDSLYFTMLNCNKRSITLNTKSARGKEILTELIRRSDVMVENFGPGAVDRMGFTWERIQEINPRIVYASIKGFGEGPYTAFKAYEVVAQAMGGSMSTTGFEDGPPLATGAQIGDSGTGIHAVAGILAALYQRESTGRGQRVNVAMQHAVLNLCRVKLRDQQRLEHGPLAEYPNEDFGDEVPRSGNASGGGQPGWAVKCAPGGPNDYVYVIVQPVGWQPLASLIGRPELVEDPEWATPEARLPKLGKMFQLIEEWSSTLPKWQVLEQLNGHNIPCGPILSTKEIMEDESLAANEMVVRVEHPERGTFTTVGSPLKLSDSPVDVVTSPLLGQHNEAVYIGELGLGDEELRLLKTSGVI